GTTGGCGGTGGAGGCGTTCTGCACATCAAGCCCCTTGCCGGAGCACATGTTCAGGACAGCGTAGGTCTGCCCACTGCTCGGCAGGGCGAGCGTGCTGAACAGGGGGGAGGGCGCGGCGCTCTCTTCGGCAGCCGAGGGGGCCGAGGTGCCGCCGCAGGCAGCCAGCAGCAGGGGGAGGCTCAGGACGGCAGCCGTACGGGAAGCTCGTGGAGGACGTGACATGAGGCTCCTTTCCATCTTCAGGACGGATTCAAGATGTGATGACAGGGCGACCCGGCCCAAGGCAAGACCGGGAGTATTCAGAAAAGCCACTGAAAAGCAAAACCAGTCAGGGTTCGTGCGGGCGGGTCAAGTCGTGACCGCCACGGCCCCATTCAAGTCAGATGCCAGACTCCTTTCTGGGGCTCAGATATAGGCGTTGAAGATCAATGACCGCTAATACACCCCTGGAAATCAAACAACTGGAACAGGCGGATAGACGCGGCACAAAACAACTCGCGCAGCGCCAACAACGGGACGCACGCTTCCTCTGGGCTGAGGCGATCCCAGCAATGTTAAGAGGACCTGCATGAACGTACGAAACTGATTCCGCTTTAATCTGTAGTACGGGTCACGGTAGGTTCTCTGAGACGGCCGGTTGTCTTGATGAGAAACCGGCCCGGCCCCTGCTTTTGGGATGGCCTGACCTCACTGCGCCCCAGCCCCCGGCTCCCCTGACAACACGAAGAAGGCCGCAGAGGACACCGCCGGACGCTATGGCCGCGTTCTCTGGAGCGGGACGGTCCTGCCCGTGCCTGCCTCAGCGCCTGGAGCCCGCGCGGCCCGTCGTCCCGGTTTCAGGGCGGATGCCCGGCACCTTCACCTCGAAGACGGTGGGCCAGCGTTTGCCGGTCAGGAGCAGGGTGCCGCGCTCGGGCACGAAGGCGATCCCGTTGGACACGTCGTCGAAGGTGAGGGGCTGCGCGCTGTGGGCGGCGTCGGTGCTGGCTTCCTGCATCAGGGATTGCACGTCGAGCCAGGCGGTCACGTTGCCGGTTTTGGGATCGATGCGGGCGATGCGGTCGGTGAGCCAGATGTTGGCGTAGACACTGCCCTGCACGTATTCCAGTTCGTTCAGGTTCTTGACCGGCTGGCCCTGGTCGGTCACGCGCAGCGTGCGGGTCACGGCAAAGGTTTTGGGATCGCGCCAGAACAGGGTGCTGGACCCGTCACTCATGATCAGGCTGCGGCCGTCGTTCGTGAGGCCCCAACCTTCACCCGAGTAGCGGTAGCGCCCCAGCTCACGCAGGGTGGCCGCGTCGAGGGCGAAGGCCACGCCCGACTGCCAGGTGAGGTGGTAGGCGACGCCGTTCAGAACGCTTACCCCCTCCCCGAAGGCACTGGCAAGGGGGGTGGGGACTTCGGCCAGCACCCGGCCGCTTTTCAGTTCCCAGCGGCGCACGCCCGATTCCCCGACCTGTCCGGTGCTCTCGATCAGCAGGCCGCCCCCCAGGTATTGCAGGCCCTCGGTGAAGGCCGCGCGGTCGTGTGGATAACGGGC
The window above is part of the Deinococcus metallilatus genome. Proteins encoded here:
- a CDS encoding glutaminyl-peptide cyclotransferase encodes the protein MRGMRARPPLPAVLTAALVTLALMTVTVTPARASLSPSTPVLRPAVTARYPHDRAAFTEGLQYLGGGLLIESTGQVGESGVRRWELKSGRVLAEVPTPLASAFGEGVSVLNGVAYHLTWQSGVAFALDAATLRELGRYRYSGEGWGLTNDGRSLIMSDGSSTLFWRDPKTFAVTRTLRVTDQGQPVKNLNELEYVQGSVYANIWLTDRIARIDPKTGNVTAWLDVQSLMQEASTDAAHSAQPLTFDDVSNGIAFVPERGTLLLTGKRWPTVFEVKVPGIRPETGTTGRAGSRR